A genomic segment from Streptomyces sp. NBC_00654 encodes:
- a CDS encoding HEXXH motif domain-containing protein: MYAPIRMPGPLFDEIASGGGSREAVAFLVEGERTRRLLLLRELLDRLDEHPGILGPLDAPTIWPVLETAAARAPDTVDALLLSPQVGSWLAHTLRRLHGTTSGPPLWADAGQLAAVAATAALRAGTDAALLLPARSATLSLPALGLIGLPHPPADAFHPVHAAVSGGAITVRCRESGGGYGDPVVVRPLTDPESAHWQPVHRLPVGEGTRHVQLDDIDPYRDLDEPIAPARLLPGELDAWQALFRDALTVLGPGGAEAGALRAEEIGRIVPWRPQGGGRRFPVPAAGLSASTGDAFGSMVVARPGDGLALAETLVHEFQHSKLGALLHLFPMLDDDREERHYAPWRSDPRHLPGLLHGAYAFVGVAGFWRDRIGDRSADPEGLAPFQFALRRVQTRMVLRTLATRARLTGPGRRLVARLSHTVDGWLREPVDAAAVARARAAATSHRVEWRLRNLRCPDGERAALLAASGSGSAPVPPRPPLIVPEAGGHTYWTDGRGGLYLRPPPASAPRRTADELLAAGDARAAREGYADGARTHPADPHLMAGWLLAHAEIHAGQRRLLARPERFAAVAREHDPGGWERVARWLARTGPEGRAPD; this comes from the coding sequence GTGTACGCCCCGATCCGCATGCCCGGCCCGCTGTTCGACGAGATCGCCTCGGGCGGCGGCTCGCGCGAGGCCGTCGCGTTCCTGGTCGAGGGCGAGCGGACCCGCCGCCTCCTGCTGCTGCGCGAGCTCCTGGACCGGCTCGACGAACACCCCGGCATTCTCGGCCCGTTGGACGCGCCCACGATCTGGCCCGTGCTGGAGACCGCCGCCGCCCGCGCCCCGGACACCGTGGACGCGCTTCTGCTCAGCCCGCAGGTCGGCAGCTGGCTCGCCCACACCCTGCGCCGTCTGCACGGCACCACCTCGGGTCCGCCGCTGTGGGCGGACGCCGGACAGCTCGCCGCCGTCGCCGCGACGGCGGCCCTGCGTGCCGGGACGGACGCCGCACTGCTGCTGCCCGCGCGCTCCGCGACGCTCAGCCTCCCGGCACTGGGACTCATCGGACTGCCGCACCCCCCGGCGGACGCCTTCCACCCGGTGCACGCGGCGGTGTCCGGGGGAGCGATCACGGTCCGGTGCCGGGAGAGCGGCGGGGGATACGGCGATCCGGTCGTCGTGCGGCCCCTCACCGACCCGGAATCCGCCCACTGGCAGCCGGTGCACCGACTGCCCGTGGGCGAGGGGACGCGTCATGTCCAGCTGGACGACATCGATCCCTACCGGGACCTGGACGAACCGATCGCCCCCGCCCGACTGCTTCCCGGGGAGCTGGACGCGTGGCAGGCCCTGTTCCGGGACGCCCTGACGGTCCTGGGGCCCGGCGGCGCGGAAGCGGGCGCGCTGCGCGCCGAGGAGATCGGCCGGATCGTCCCCTGGCGCCCGCAGGGCGGCGGCCGGCGGTTCCCCGTACCGGCCGCCGGACTCAGCGCCTCCACCGGCGACGCGTTCGGCTCCATGGTGGTGGCCAGGCCCGGCGACGGGCTGGCGCTCGCCGAGACCCTCGTGCACGAGTTCCAGCACAGCAAGCTCGGCGCCCTGCTCCATCTCTTCCCGATGCTCGACGACGACCGCGAGGAGCGGCACTACGCGCCCTGGCGCTCCGACCCGCGCCATCTGCCGGGACTGCTCCACGGTGCGTACGCCTTCGTCGGCGTGGCCGGATTCTGGCGGGACCGGATCGGCGACAGGTCCGCCGACCCCGAGGGGCTGGCGCCCTTCCAGTTCGCCCTGCGCCGCGTCCAGACCCGTATGGTGCTGCGCACCCTCGCCACCCGGGCGCGGCTCACCGGCCCCGGGCGGCGCCTGGTCGCCCGGCTCTCGCACACCGTGGACGGCTGGCTGCGGGAGCCCGTGGACGCGGCGGCGGTGGCGCGGGCCAGGGCCGCCGCGACCAGCCACCGGGTCGAGTGGCGGCTGCGCAATCTGCGGTGCCCGGACGGCGAACGCGCCGCGCTGCTGGCCGCGTCGGGCTCCGGGTCCGCTCCCGTACCGCCCCGTCCGCCCCTGATCGTCCCGGAGGCGGGGGGACATACGTACTGGACGGACGGCCGCGGCGGCCTCTATCTGCGTCCCCCTCCGGCGTCCGCCCCCCGGCGCACGGCCGACGAACTGCTCGCCGCGGGCGACGCGCGGGCGGCCCGCGAGGGGTACGCGGACGGGGCGCGTACGCACCCGGCCGATCCGCACCTGATGGCGGGCTGGCTGCTCGCCCACGCGGAGATCCACGCCGGGCAACGGCGGCTGCTCGCCCGGCCCGAGCGGTTCGCCGCCGTGGCGCGGGAGCACGACCCCGGAGGCTGGGAGCGGGTCGCACGATGGCTGGCGCGGACGGGGCCGGAGGGCCGGGCCCCGGACTGA
- a CDS encoding ABC transporter substrate-binding protein — MTRTRTRTRTRTRIRTRTRVRTFAALSSAAALLAATGCGAADMTRQTSPFAAPAGIRTVTLSVQSWVGAQANAAVAQRLLEDELGYRVDLVQTDEVPAWDALSQGRVDAILEDWGHPDQEKLYVDEKRTIVRGGDLGVTGHIGWYVPKYWADAHPDVTDWKNLNAYADDLRTAESGDKGQLMDGSPSYVTNDTALVKNLGLDYKVVFAGSEAAQITQIQQFAKEKKPFLSYWYQPQWLFNEVPMVEVELPAYTDACGAKAPEDIDCAYPRTPLQKYLNADFARRGGEAAAFLKKFRWSEDAQNEVSALIASEKLTPKEAADRWITANPDVWRPWLPR, encoded by the coding sequence ATGACGCGCACCCGAACCCGAACCCGTACTCGTACCCGTATCCGTACCCGTACCCGTGTCCGTACGTTCGCGGCCCTCTCGTCGGCCGCGGCGCTGCTGGCCGCCACCGGCTGCGGCGCGGCCGACATGACCCGGCAGACATCGCCCTTCGCCGCGCCCGCAGGGATCAGGACCGTCACCCTCTCCGTGCAGTCGTGGGTCGGCGCGCAGGCCAATGCGGCGGTCGCCCAGCGGCTCCTGGAGGACGAGCTCGGCTACCGCGTCGACCTCGTGCAGACGGACGAGGTCCCCGCCTGGGACGCGCTCAGCCAGGGCCGCGTCGACGCGATCCTGGAGGACTGGGGGCACCCGGACCAGGAGAAGCTGTACGTCGACGAGAAACGGACCATCGTGCGCGGCGGGGACCTCGGCGTCACCGGGCACATCGGCTGGTACGTACCGAAGTACTGGGCGGACGCGCACCCCGACGTCACCGACTGGAAGAACCTGAACGCGTACGCGGACGACCTGCGCACCGCGGAGAGCGGTGACAAGGGCCAGCTGATGGACGGTTCACCGTCGTACGTCACGAATGACACGGCGCTGGTGAAGAACCTCGGCCTCGACTACAAGGTGGTCTTCGCCGGGTCCGAGGCCGCGCAGATCACGCAGATCCAGCAGTTCGCCAAGGAGAAGAAGCCCTTCCTCAGTTACTGGTACCAGCCGCAGTGGCTGTTCAACGAGGTGCCGATGGTGGAGGTGGAACTCCCCGCGTACACCGACGCGTGCGGGGCGAAGGCGCCCGAGGACATCGACTGCGCGTACCCGAGGACGCCGCTCCAGAAGTACCTCAACGCGGACTTCGCACGGCGCGGCGGCGAGGCGGCCGCGTTCCTGAAGAAGTTCCGGTGGTCCGAGGACGCGCAGAACGAGGTGTCGGCGCTGATCGCCTCGGAGAAGCTCACCCCGAAGGAGGCCGCCGATCGGTGGATCACGGCCAACCCGGACGTGTGGCGACCGTGGCTGCCCCGGTGA
- a CDS encoding GMC family oxidoreductase, translating to MPPSPHSTALPEPVDYVIVGGGTAGSVIASRLTEDPEVTVTLIEGGPTDIDRDDVLTLRRWLGLLGGDLDYDYPTTEQPRGNSHIRHSRARVLGGCSSHNTLISFKPLPGDWDEWAEAGAEGWDAAAMDPYFARLRNHIVPVDEKDRNAIARDFVDAARRAAGVPRVDSFNSEPFHEGVGFFDLAYHPENNKRSSASVAYLHPHIEAGDRPNLSILLETWAYRLEFDGNRATGVHVRTKDGTRTLLRARREVLVCAGAVDTPRLLLHSGIGPAKDLEELGIPVVHDLPGVGENLLDHPESVIVWETDGPIPENSAMDSDAGLFVRRDPGSRGPDLMFHFYQIPFTDNPERLGYEKPEHGVSMTPNIPKPRSRGRLYLTSADPEVKPALDFRYFTDEEDHDGRTLVDGIRLAREIARTEPLAHWLKREVCPGPEVTSDQDLSAYARRAAHTVYHPAGTCRMGAPEDQGAVVDPRLRIRGLDGIRIADASVFPTLPAVNPMIGVLMVGEKCAELLAADARTGGEGR from the coding sequence ATGCCCCCGTCCCCCCACAGCACCGCACTCCCCGAACCCGTCGACTACGTGATCGTCGGAGGCGGCACCGCCGGATCGGTCATCGCCTCCCGGCTCACCGAGGACCCCGAGGTCACCGTCACGCTGATCGAGGGCGGCCCCACCGACATCGACCGCGACGATGTGCTGACCCTGCGGCGCTGGCTCGGGCTGCTCGGCGGCGACCTCGACTACGACTACCCCACCACCGAACAGCCGCGCGGCAACTCCCACATCCGCCACAGCCGGGCCCGGGTGCTCGGCGGCTGCTCCTCCCACAACACGCTGATCAGCTTCAAGCCGCTGCCCGGCGACTGGGACGAGTGGGCCGAGGCGGGCGCCGAGGGCTGGGACGCGGCCGCCATGGACCCGTACTTCGCGCGGCTGCGCAACCACATCGTGCCCGTCGACGAGAAGGACCGGAACGCCATCGCCCGCGACTTCGTCGACGCGGCACGGAGGGCGGCCGGGGTGCCGCGGGTCGACAGCTTCAACAGCGAGCCGTTCCACGAGGGTGTGGGCTTCTTCGACCTCGCCTATCACCCCGAGAACAACAAGCGCTCCTCGGCCTCCGTGGCCTACCTCCATCCGCACATCGAGGCCGGTGACCGCCCGAACCTCTCGATCCTGCTGGAGACCTGGGCCTACCGCCTGGAGTTCGACGGCAACCGCGCCACGGGTGTGCACGTCCGCACGAAGGACGGTACGCGGACACTGCTGCGCGCCCGGCGCGAAGTCCTGGTCTGCGCGGGCGCGGTGGACACCCCGCGGCTGCTGCTGCACTCCGGGATCGGGCCCGCGAAGGACCTGGAGGAACTGGGCATTCCCGTCGTCCACGATCTGCCGGGGGTCGGCGAGAACCTGCTCGACCATCCCGAGTCGGTCATCGTCTGGGAGACCGACGGGCCCATCCCCGAGAACTCCGCGATGGACTCCGACGCCGGGCTCTTCGTCCGCCGCGACCCCGGGTCCCGGGGCCCGGACCTGATGTTCCACTTCTACCAGATCCCGTTCACCGACAACCCGGAGCGGCTCGGCTACGAGAAGCCCGAGCACGGGGTGTCGATGACCCCGAACATCCCCAAGCCGCGCAGCCGCGGCCGTCTCTACCTCACCAGCGCCGATCCCGAGGTCAAACCGGCCCTGGACTTCCGCTACTTCACCGACGAGGAGGACCACGACGGCCGCACCCTCGTCGACGGCATCCGGCTCGCCCGCGAGATAGCGAGGACCGAACCGCTCGCGCACTGGCTCAAGCGGGAGGTGTGCCCCGGCCCGGAGGTCACCTCGGACCAGGACCTCAGCGCCTATGCCCGCAGGGCCGCGCACACCGTCTACCACCCCGCGGGCACCTGCCGGATGGGTGCGCCCGAGGACCAGGGGGCCGTGGTCGACCCGCGGTTGCGCATCCGGGGGCTCGACGGCATCCGGATCGCCGACGCCTCCGTCTTTCCGACCCTGCCCGCCGTGAACCCGATGATCGGAGTCCTGATGGTCGGGGAGAAGTGCGCCGAACTGCTCGCGGCCGACGCCCGGACCGGGGGCGAGGGCCGATGA
- a CDS encoding glycine betaine/L-proline ABC transporter ATP-binding protein, whose protein sequence is MTGADTPVFAVRDLWKVFGPRASRVPGSRYAALPAAELRERTGCTVAVREVSFDVRKGEVFVVMGLSGSGKSTLVRCLTRLIEPTGGTIAIDGEDVLAMDRARLRELRRHRAAMVFQHFGLLPHRNVLDNVAYGLEIQGLGRAERRARAAGLVAKVGLSGLEDRRPAELSGGQQQRVGLARALAVDPSVLLFDEPFSALDPLIRREMQDEVVRLHREEGRTMVFITHDLGEALRLGTRIALMRDGGIVQLGTPEEIVGSPVDDYVRAFVRDVPREQVLTVSTAMRPPAAGEGGRGPALRPDATVSEAIEAVARTGEPAARVMAGGRLVGVVDHACLLAVVAGTGAHAESSDGIPARDRPRAAREAPFDGTGGEAPDGGHEVTA, encoded by the coding sequence ATGACCGGAGCCGATACCCCCGTCTTCGCCGTCCGGGACCTGTGGAAGGTCTTCGGCCCCCGCGCCTCCCGCGTCCCCGGCAGCCGGTACGCCGCCCTGCCCGCCGCCGAACTGCGCGAGCGCACCGGATGCACCGTCGCCGTGCGCGAGGTGTCCTTCGACGTCCGCAAGGGCGAAGTGTTCGTCGTGATGGGCCTGTCGGGCTCCGGCAAGTCCACCCTCGTACGCTGTCTCACCCGGCTGATCGAGCCCACCGGCGGCACCATCGCCATCGACGGCGAGGACGTCCTCGCGATGGACCGCGCCCGGCTGCGCGAACTGCGCCGCCACCGTGCCGCGATGGTCTTCCAGCACTTCGGGCTGCTGCCGCACCGCAATGTCCTCGACAACGTCGCCTACGGCCTGGAGATCCAGGGCCTGGGCAGGGCCGAGCGCCGGGCCAGGGCAGCCGGACTCGTCGCCAAGGTCGGCCTGTCCGGCCTGGAGGACCGCCGTCCCGCAGAGCTCTCCGGAGGGCAGCAGCAGCGCGTCGGGCTGGCACGGGCCCTCGCCGTCGACCCGTCCGTCCTCCTCTTCGACGAACCGTTCAGCGCGCTCGACCCGCTGATCCGCCGGGAGATGCAGGACGAAGTGGTCAGACTCCACCGCGAGGAGGGCCGCACGATGGTGTTCATCACCCATGACCTCGGCGAGGCGCTGCGTCTGGGAACCCGGATCGCCCTGATGCGCGACGGCGGCATCGTGCAGCTCGGCACCCCCGAGGAGATCGTCGGATCGCCCGTGGACGACTACGTGCGCGCGTTCGTCCGGGACGTGCCGCGCGAACAGGTCCTCACCGTCTCCACCGCCATGCGGCCCCCGGCCGCCGGGGAGGGCGGACGCGGTCCGGCTCTGCGCCCCGACGCCACCGTCTCCGAGGCCATCGAAGCGGTGGCCCGCACCGGCGAGCCCGCCGCCCGGGTCATGGCCGGCGGAAGGCTGGTCGGCGTCGTCGACCACGCGTGCCTGCTCGCCGTCGTCGCGGGGACCGGGGCGCACGCGGAATCCTCCGACGGGATCCCCGCGCGCGACCGCCCCCGTGCCGCCCGTGAAGCGCCCTTCGACGGTACGGGCGGAGAAGCCCCGGACGGCGGCCACGAGGTGACCGCCTGA
- a CDS encoding proline/glycine betaine ABC transporter permease has translation MATVQPSPVPEPPSVTVTGPAPGSPRRGPVSAPRRRPALAGLLLLAAVAVPFAHARWGGGAWPGALTVDLSAPLGDVTDWIVGNRDSHPLFLYFFGHISNAVVVCVRAVYLFLLALGWAGVTALAAVVAWRASGVRLALTAAVSFLVCGLLGMWVPTLQTLALMTVAVLASVVLGLLLGLAAGLSDRAFRVLRPVLDTMQVLPAFAYLLPVVLVFGIGVPGAVLATVVYAAPPMARLTALGLRGADRGVMEAVSSLGATGRQRLLTARLPLARKELLLGLNQTIMMALSMAVIASVIGAGGLGDRVYQALSSVDVGAALAAGIPIVLLAVVLDRTTEAAGRRTGTASAGPAALRGARGWALAAGITAAAAAAGRLMDGRVWPGSLTVAIAQPVNTAKEWMVDHLYTGVPVVGGTADWAARFTDWILNPLRGGLQGLPWWSVLLIVAALARTLGTWRTAATAVLAMAAIGVLGVWEPSMDTLSQVIAAVAVTLVLGFTVAVAAARGERLERLLRPVLDIFQTMPQFVYLIPVVALFGVGRAPAVAAAVVYALPAVIRITTQGLRSVDPAAMECARSLGATRGQQLRQVQLPLARPALLLAVNQGVVLVLAVVIIGGLVGSGALGYQVVLGLGQGDLATGLVAGAAIVCLGLMLDRVTQPTDRRRHQES, from the coding sequence ATGGCCACCGTCCAGCCCTCACCCGTACCCGAGCCCCCGTCCGTCACCGTCACCGGCCCGGCACCCGGGAGCCCGCGCCGGGGGCCGGTGTCCGCGCCGCGCCGCCGGCCCGCACTCGCCGGACTCCTGCTGCTCGCCGCCGTCGCGGTGCCGTTCGCCCATGCCCGCTGGGGCGGGGGAGCCTGGCCCGGTGCGCTGACCGTGGACCTGTCGGCGCCGCTCGGCGACGTGACCGACTGGATCGTGGGAAACCGCGACAGCCACCCGCTGTTCCTCTACTTCTTCGGCCACATCAGCAACGCGGTCGTGGTCTGCGTACGCGCGGTCTACCTCTTCCTGCTGGCCCTCGGCTGGGCGGGTGTCACCGCGCTGGCCGCCGTCGTCGCGTGGCGCGCGTCCGGCGTCCGGCTCGCCCTCACGGCAGCGGTGTCGTTCCTCGTGTGCGGGCTGCTGGGCATGTGGGTGCCGACCCTGCAGACGCTCGCCCTGATGACCGTCGCGGTTCTCGCCTCCGTGGTGCTCGGCCTGCTCCTCGGGCTCGCGGCCGGGCTCTCCGACCGCGCCTTCCGGGTGCTGCGCCCCGTGCTCGACACCATGCAGGTGCTGCCGGCCTTCGCCTATCTGCTGCCCGTGGTGCTCGTCTTCGGCATCGGCGTGCCCGGGGCCGTCCTCGCCACCGTGGTCTACGCGGCTCCGCCGATGGCGCGGCTCACGGCCCTCGGCCTGCGCGGCGCCGACCGGGGGGTCATGGAGGCGGTGTCCTCGCTCGGCGCGACCGGCCGGCAGCGCCTGCTGACCGCCCGGCTGCCGCTGGCCCGCAAGGAACTCCTGCTGGGCCTCAACCAGACGATCATGATGGCGCTGTCCATGGCCGTCATCGCGTCCGTGATCGGTGCCGGGGGCCTCGGCGACCGCGTCTACCAGGCGCTGTCCTCGGTCGATGTCGGCGCCGCGCTCGCCGCGGGCATCCCGATCGTGCTCCTCGCCGTCGTCCTGGACCGTACGACGGAGGCGGCCGGACGGCGGACCGGCACCGCGTCCGCCGGCCCCGCCGCCCTGCGGGGCGCGCGCGGCTGGGCACTGGCCGCCGGGATCACGGCGGCCGCCGCCGCGGCGGGACGGCTCATGGACGGCCGGGTCTGGCCCGGGAGCCTGACCGTGGCCATCGCCCAGCCGGTCAACACCGCCAAGGAGTGGATGGTCGACCACCTCTACACCGGCGTGCCCGTCGTCGGCGGTACCGCCGACTGGGCCGCCCGCTTCACGGACTGGATCCTCAACCCGCTGCGCGGCGGACTGCAGGGTCTGCCCTGGTGGTCGGTGCTGCTGATCGTCGCGGCCCTCGCCCGGACCCTCGGTACCTGGCGGACCGCGGCCACCGCCGTCCTGGCCATGGCGGCCATCGGCGTCCTCGGCGTCTGGGAACCGTCCATGGACACACTCAGCCAGGTCATCGCCGCCGTCGCCGTCACCCTCGTCCTGGGCTTCACCGTCGCTGTCGCGGCGGCCCGCGGCGAACGTCTGGAAAGGCTGCTGCGGCCGGTGCTGGACATCTTCCAGACCATGCCGCAGTTCGTCTATCTGATCCCCGTCGTCGCCCTGTTCGGCGTCGGCCGCGCCCCCGCCGTCGCGGCGGCCGTCGTCTACGCGCTGCCCGCCGTCATCCGCATCACCACCCAGGGGCTGCGAAGCGTCGACCCGGCCGCCATGGAGTGCGCCCGCTCGCTGGGCGCCACGCGCGGCCAGCAGCTGCGTCAGGTCCAACTGCCCCTGGCCCGGCCCGCCCTGCTGCTCGCCGTCAACCAGGGAGTCGTCCTCGTCCTCGCGGTGGTCATCATCGGCGGACTCGTCGGATCCGGTGCGCTCGGCTACCAGGTGGTGCTCGGCCTCGGCCAGGGCGACCTGGCCACCGGACTCGTCGCCGGGGCCGCGATCGTCTGCCTCGGCCTGATGCTGGACCGGGTCACCCAGCCCACCGACCGCCGCCGGCACCAGGAGAGCTGA
- a CDS encoding aldehyde dehydrogenase family protein, with amino-acid sequence MSALSTIHIDGTWRAAGSGATREILDPADATVLAVVAEGGVPDTDDAVAAARRAFDDGPWPHRPVAERAGLLRRVADLLRRDREEIALTESRDTGKTLEEGRVDVDDVIRAFRYFADLVMNESGGRVVDAGDPDVHSVVVHEPVGVCALITPWNYPLLQASWKIAPALAAGNTFVLKPSEVTPLSTVQLIRLLSEAGLPDGAANLVTGAGDPVGARLSEHPDVDLVSFTGGLTSGTKVARAAAPTVKKVALELGGKNPNVVFADACATEEGFDTAVDQALNAAFFHSGQVCSAGARLILEESVSERFVTELARRADAIRLGRGTEPGVECGPLVSAQQLAKVEAYVASAREEGAVVRSGGARPAPSAVRPAGGYYYRPTVLDGCHRGMRVVREETFGPILTVETFRTEEEAVTLANDTDYGLAGAVWTTDGGRARRVAGRLRHGTVWINDYHPYLPQAEWGGFGKSGTGRELGPTGLAEYRESKHIYQNLNPRPQRWFAG; translated from the coding sequence ATGTCGGCGCTCAGTACCATCCACATCGACGGCACCTGGCGGGCCGCCGGATCCGGCGCGACGCGCGAGATCCTCGACCCCGCCGATGCCACCGTCCTGGCGGTCGTCGCCGAGGGCGGTGTCCCCGACACCGACGACGCGGTCGCGGCCGCGCGCCGCGCCTTCGACGACGGCCCGTGGCCGCACCGGCCCGTCGCCGAACGCGCCGGGCTGCTCCGCCGTGTCGCGGACCTGCTCCGGCGCGACCGCGAGGAGATCGCGCTCACCGAGAGCCGCGACACCGGCAAGACCCTCGAAGAGGGCCGCGTCGACGTCGACGACGTGATCCGTGCCTTCCGCTACTTCGCCGACCTCGTCATGAACGAGAGCGGCGGCCGGGTCGTCGACGCGGGCGACCCCGACGTACACAGCGTCGTCGTGCACGAGCCGGTGGGCGTCTGCGCACTGATCACCCCCTGGAACTACCCGCTGCTCCAGGCCAGCTGGAAGATCGCCCCGGCGCTCGCCGCGGGGAACACCTTCGTGCTCAAGCCCAGCGAGGTCACCCCGCTCTCCACCGTCCAGCTGATCCGGCTGCTCTCCGAGGCCGGACTGCCCGACGGCGCGGCCAACCTCGTCACCGGCGCGGGCGACCCGGTCGGGGCCCGGCTCTCCGAGCACCCGGACGTGGACCTCGTCTCGTTCACCGGCGGCCTCACCAGTGGTACGAAGGTGGCGCGGGCCGCCGCCCCCACCGTGAAGAAGGTCGCCCTGGAGCTCGGCGGCAAGAATCCCAATGTGGTGTTCGCCGACGCCTGCGCCACCGAGGAGGGCTTCGACACCGCGGTCGACCAGGCGCTGAACGCCGCGTTCTTCCACAGCGGCCAGGTCTGCTCGGCCGGGGCCCGGCTCATCCTGGAGGAGTCCGTCAGCGAACGCTTCGTCACCGAACTGGCCCGCCGGGCCGACGCGATCCGGCTCGGGCGCGGCACCGAGCCGGGCGTCGAGTGCGGCCCGCTCGTCTCCGCGCAGCAGCTCGCCAAGGTCGAGGCGTATGTCGCCTCCGCCCGCGAGGAGGGCGCGGTCGTCCGCTCCGGCGGCGCCCGCCCCGCACCCTCCGCCGTGCGGCCGGCGGGCGGCTACTACTACCGCCCCACCGTGCTGGACGGCTGCCACCGGGGGATGAGGGTGGTACGCGAGGAGACCTTCGGCCCGATCCTCACGGTGGAGACCTTCCGTACCGAGGAAGAGGCCGTCACGCTGGCCAACGACACGGACTACGGTCTCGCGGGCGCCGTCTGGACCACGGACGGGGGCCGCGCCCGGCGGGTGGCGGGGCGGCTGCGCCACGGCACCGTATGGATCAACGACTACCACCCGTACCTTCCGCAGGCCGAGTGGGGAGGCTTCGGCAAGTCCGGTACGGGGCGTGAACTGGGTCCCACCGGACTCGCGGAGTACCGCGAGTCCAAGCACATCTACCAGAACCTCAACCCGCGCCCGCAGCGCTGGTTCGCCGGCTGA